A genomic window from Candidatus Nitrosoglobus terrae includes:
- the pepN gene encoding aminopeptidase N, whose protein sequence is MLETKNLNSPKIVYLKDYKIPDYQITTIDLHFHLKAEHTTIRSQLAISRYLGAKPSPLVLDSEELELLSIKLNGQILTEKDYQQDTKSLTLHSVPDQFTLVIETRIYPQHNTALSGLYISSNNFCTQCEAEGFRRITYFLDRPDIMARYTTTIVANKASYPVLLSNGNLIAHGDHAHGDHFAKWEDPFPKPSYLFALVAGTLSKIEDEFITSSGRKVTLSIYVQPHNIDKCEHAMASLKRAMAWDEQVYGREYDLDNYMIVAVDDFNMGAMENKGLNIFNSKYILAKPETATDTDYQYIEGVIGHEYFHNWSGNRVTCRDWFQLSLKEGFTVFRDQQFSASRGSPTVKRIQDVNHLRTYQFKEDSGPMAHPIRPESYAEINNFYTTTVYEKGAEVVRMLYQLLGPKGFRKGTDLYFNRHDGQAVTTDEFVRSLEDANNADFSQFRLWYRQAGTPELHASGVYDPKKNTYTLTVKQTCQATPSQSHKDPFHIPLALGLLDSKGNDLPLRLAGESTPIAGTRVMELRQAEEVFIFKDIPHKPIPSLLRNFSAPVKLHLNLSDEERCFLLAHDSNNFNRWEAGHQLAVKILLNLIRDYQQGKPFQLNLTFIAAIGKILTGNEPDKAFVTHALTLPSEHYLSEFMAIIDPEAIYQAHRFLRQNLAENLKDSFSAMYESLRQTDPYRFTPKDIGRRALRNTCLGYLMELNDPDIYHQCFQQFIQADNMTDTIAALSTLVHTESPERDNALHIFYEKWHQDPLVMDKWLSIQAISRRPDTLKIVKQLTQRSVFKLTNPNKVRALIGAFCQHNPVNFHATNGEGYSFLGDYILKLDPLNPQIAARLVSVFNLWRRYDNKRQILMKEQLERIANVSKISKDVQEIVIKSLN, encoded by the coding sequence GTGCTAGAGACAAAAAATCTCAACTCACCGAAAATCGTCTATCTAAAAGACTATAAAATCCCTGATTATCAGATAACTACTATCGATCTGCATTTTCACCTTAAAGCAGAACATACAACTATTCGCTCTCAGCTTGCTATCTCTCGCTATCTAGGCGCTAAACCCTCCCCGTTAGTGCTTGATAGCGAGGAGTTAGAACTGCTGTCTATTAAATTAAATGGCCAAATCTTAACTGAAAAGGATTATCAACAAGACACAAAATCCCTCACCCTTCACTCAGTACCTGATCAGTTTACGCTAGTGATTGAAACTCGGATTTATCCCCAGCATAATACCGCTCTTTCCGGCTTATACATTTCAAGTAATAACTTTTGCACTCAATGTGAGGCGGAAGGATTTCGCCGCATTACTTATTTCCTTGATCGCCCGGATATTATGGCTCGCTATACCACTACGATTGTCGCTAATAAGGCAAGCTACCCCGTATTACTCTCTAATGGCAATTTAATTGCCCATGGTGATCACGCCCATGGCGATCACTTTGCCAAGTGGGAAGATCCTTTCCCCAAGCCTTCCTACCTTTTTGCTTTAGTGGCGGGTACTTTATCAAAAATTGAAGATGAGTTTATAACTTCATCAGGCCGTAAGGTTACGCTATCTATCTATGTACAACCCCACAATATTGATAAATGCGAACACGCCATGGCTTCCCTTAAACGGGCAATGGCTTGGGATGAGCAAGTGTATGGTCGGGAATATGATCTGGACAACTATATGATCGTAGCGGTAGATGACTTTAATATGGGTGCCATGGAAAACAAAGGGCTTAATATCTTTAATTCTAAATATATATTAGCAAAACCAGAAACAGCTACTGATACGGATTACCAGTACATTGAAGGAGTCATCGGTCATGAGTATTTTCATAACTGGTCAGGTAATCGAGTCACTTGCCGTGATTGGTTTCAACTTAGCTTAAAAGAAGGCTTTACTGTGTTTCGCGACCAACAATTTAGTGCTAGCCGAGGATCGCCCACTGTTAAACGCATCCAAGATGTCAACCATCTACGCACCTACCAATTCAAAGAAGACTCTGGCCCCATGGCCCATCCTATACGCCCTGAATCCTATGCAGAAATCAATAATTTCTATACCACCACCGTATATGAGAAAGGGGCTGAAGTCGTTCGTATGCTGTATCAATTATTGGGGCCTAAAGGTTTTCGTAAAGGTACAGATCTCTACTTTAACCGCCACGATGGTCAAGCAGTTACTACTGATGAGTTTGTGAGATCTCTTGAAGACGCTAATAACGCCGATTTTTCTCAATTTCGGCTTTGGTATCGCCAAGCGGGGACACCTGAATTACACGCTAGCGGCGTTTATGATCCTAAAAAAAATACTTATACCCTTACCGTAAAACAAACTTGCCAGGCTACCCCAAGTCAGTCCCATAAAGATCCTTTTCACATCCCGTTAGCCCTAGGCTTACTCGATTCCAAAGGCAATGATCTACCCTTACGTCTTGCCGGAGAATCAACACCCATTGCGGGCACTCGGGTTATGGAATTACGCCAAGCGGAGGAAGTCTTTATCTTTAAGGATATCCCCCACAAACCAATCCCCTCTTTGCTACGGAATTTTTCTGCACCCGTTAAACTCCACCTTAACCTGAGCGATGAAGAACGCTGCTTTCTGCTAGCCCATGACAGCAATAACTTTAATCGCTGGGAAGCCGGCCATCAGCTCGCGGTCAAGATATTGCTTAATCTCATCCGGGATTATCAACAAGGAAAACCCTTTCAGCTTAACTTAACCTTCATCGCGGCTATTGGCAAGATTCTCACTGGCAATGAGCCTGATAAAGCCTTTGTAACCCACGCTTTAACTTTGCCTTCAGAACATTACCTTTCCGAGTTCATGGCGATCATCGATCCAGAGGCTATTTATCAAGCCCATCGTTTCCTTCGTCAAAACCTTGCAGAAAATCTAAAAGATTCTTTTAGCGCTATGTATGAAAGCCTGAGACAAACTGATCCCTATCGCTTTACTCCTAAAGATATAGGGCGGCGGGCACTACGTAATACCTGCTTAGGCTATCTAATGGAACTTAATGATCCTGATATTTATCACCAATGTTTTCAACAGTTTATCCAAGCTGATAATATGACGGATACTATCGCGGCGCTCTCTACTCTCGTCCATACAGAAAGCCCAGAGCGAGACAATGCGCTTCATATTTTTTATGAAAAATGGCATCAGGACCCCCTCGTTATGGATAAATGGCTCAGTATTCAAGCCATTTCCAGACGGCCGGATACCCTCAAGATAGTCAAACAACTCACGCAGCGCTCGGTCTTTAAACTCACTAACCCAAATAAGGTTCGGGCACTTATTGGTGCTTTTTGCCAGCATAATCCCGTTAACTTTCATGCCACTAATGGCGAAGGTTACAGTTTTCTTGGGGATTATATCCTTAAACTTGATCCCCTAAATCCTCAAATCGCAGCTCGACTCGTTAGTGTGTTTAATCTTTGGCGACGTTACGATAACAAGCGACAAATACTCATGAAGGAACAGCTGGAGCGCATTGCTAACGTGTCAAAAATTTCAAAAGATGTGCAAGAAATTGTAATAAAAAGCCTAAATTAA
- a CDS encoding M48 family metallopeptidase, producing MRSKINMARKTIKIILANLTGLFLVIGCTVSPTGRHQLALFPTKQMAEMGNTSYAKIKQETPISEDQGVNQYVQCIVNALTAVIPAPPSGDQWQVTVFQQDQTVNAFALPGGNIGVYTGILKVAKNADQLAAVIGHELGHVIAQHGNARLSTQYATQTGLELIQVLTRGAGGAAENQLMALLGVGAQVGITLPFSRADESEADLLGLRYMAEAGFDPSQSIVLWQNMTQVEHSAPSEFLSTHPSNQNRIKNLERHLPEAMELYQQALTKGKRLKCNPPKGGG from the coding sequence ATGAGATCAAAGATAAATATGGCGCGTAAGACCATTAAAATTATTCTTGCAAACTTGACCGGCTTATTCTTGGTGATAGGGTGTACAGTTTCGCCCACTGGCCGCCATCAACTTGCTCTATTTCCGACTAAACAAATGGCTGAGATGGGAAATACTTCTTATGCAAAGATTAAACAAGAAACCCCAATCTCGGAAGATCAAGGCGTTAATCAATACGTGCAATGCATCGTTAATGCTTTAACAGCGGTAATACCCGCACCCCCCAGCGGGGATCAGTGGCAGGTGACCGTCTTTCAACAGGATCAAACCGTTAACGCTTTTGCGCTACCTGGGGGAAATATTGGGGTTTATACGGGTATTCTCAAAGTAGCTAAGAATGCGGATCAGCTGGCTGCCGTCATTGGCCATGAGCTGGGCCACGTGATTGCCCAGCATGGTAACGCGCGCCTATCAACTCAGTATGCAACACAAACAGGGCTAGAGCTTATCCAAGTTCTTACAAGAGGCGCTGGGGGTGCTGCTGAAAATCAGCTCATGGCTTTATTAGGAGTAGGTGCTCAAGTGGGTATTACTCTCCCTTTCAGTCGTGCCGATGAAAGTGAGGCTGATCTACTGGGTTTACGCTATATGGCTGAAGCCGGCTTTGATCCATCCCAGAGCATTGTACTCTGGCAAAATATGACTCAAGTAGAACACTCGGCTCCTTCTGAATTTCTATCAACCCATCCATCAAATCAAAACCGCATCAAGAACCTAGAGCGGCACTTACCTGAGGCAATGGAGCTCTACCAACAAGCGCTTACTAAAGGTAAACGGCTAAAATGCAATCCACCGAAAGGAGGAGGATGA
- a CDS encoding PEP-CTERM sorting domain-containing protein: MTVPSSIAKVDGITGSGPMVYDPLLPIAAGEIVAVNSVPEPTSIALLVIGLAALLSYTLVVGSPEGLSRTEGLA, encoded by the coding sequence ATGACAGTACCCTCAAGTATAGCGAAGGTCGATGGAATAACGGGTAGTGGCCCTATGGTGTACGATCCGCTGCTACCAATCGCTGCGGGCGAGATCGTGGCGGTAAACTCAGTACCCGAGCCCACGAGCATTGCGCTGCTGGTAATTGGACTTGCGGCGCTACTGAGCTATACGCTTGTTGTTGGCTCACCAGAGGGGCTATCACGCACCGAGGGGCTAGCCTAG
- a CDS encoding NADPH-dependent assimilatory sulfite reductase hemoprotein subunit, with the protein MTHNLQQKSKLSAEEKLKEGSRYLRGTIKESLADPVTGSVTGDDAKLLKFHGTYQQDDRDLRTERMRQKLEPAYSFMVRVRMPGGVCTPTQWLQLDELALKYANNSLRITTRQTFQFHSVVKRHLKSTIAGINQALLSTIAACGDVNRNVVCHNNPYLSPLHGEVYEWAKRLSDHFLPKTHAYHEIWMDKEQVVGTFPEKEEPLYGETYLPRKFKIGIALPPSNDIDVFSQDLGLIAIAKNERLEGFNVCVGGGMGMTHSEPITYPRLGDIIGFCTPDQLLEIAENVVKIQRDFGNRSDRKQARLKYTIDSRSIDWFKAELAQRLGWALLPAHPFYFERNSDSFGWVQDTRGYWHLTLCLLSGRIRDIPDQPLMTGLREIAKIHRGDFRLTTNQNLTIANIFKADKPRIEALLEQHCVPTPDQFSAVWRDAVSCVALPTCGLAMAESERMLPEFLTRLEAVMAKVGLANDSITVRVTGCPNGCARPYISEIALVGKSLGHYNLYLGAGFAGERLNKLYRESLTEDDIITVLTPILAHYAQDRQKGEHFGDFVIRAGYVDEVKAGREFHSIRPEKTVQIA; encoded by the coding sequence ATGACTCATAACTTGCAGCAAAAAAGCAAACTTAGCGCAGAAGAAAAACTCAAGGAAGGAAGTCGGTATCTGCGAGGAACGATTAAAGAAAGTTTAGCTGATCCAGTGACCGGATCTGTCACCGGAGATGACGCTAAGCTGCTTAAATTCCATGGTACTTACCAGCAGGATGATAGAGATCTGCGCACAGAACGGATGCGGCAAAAATTGGAGCCAGCTTATTCATTTATGGTGCGTGTTCGGATGCCTGGGGGCGTTTGTACGCCAACGCAATGGTTACAACTCGATGAGTTAGCGCTTAAATATGCTAATAACTCTTTGCGTATTACTACTCGGCAGACTTTTCAGTTCCATAGCGTTGTTAAGCGCCATTTGAAATCTACTATTGCCGGGATTAATCAAGCGCTACTCAGTACTATCGCTGCCTGTGGTGATGTTAACCGTAATGTGGTTTGCCACAATAATCCTTATCTTTCACCTCTTCATGGAGAAGTGTATGAGTGGGCAAAACGGTTAAGTGATCATTTTTTGCCCAAAACTCATGCCTATCATGAGATCTGGATGGATAAAGAACAGGTAGTAGGCACTTTCCCTGAGAAGGAGGAACCCCTGTATGGTGAAACTTACCTGCCTCGTAAGTTTAAAATAGGTATTGCCCTTCCTCCCAGCAATGATATTGATGTTTTTTCTCAAGATCTTGGGCTGATTGCCATTGCTAAAAATGAGCGCCTTGAAGGATTTAATGTTTGTGTTGGAGGTGGAATGGGGATGACTCATAGCGAGCCGATCACCTACCCACGCTTAGGAGATATCATCGGCTTTTGTACCCCTGATCAGTTATTAGAAATTGCTGAAAATGTAGTTAAGATTCAGCGTGATTTTGGTAATCGTTCGGATCGTAAGCAGGCAAGGCTGAAATATACAATTGATAGCCGTAGTATTGATTGGTTTAAAGCGGAGTTGGCGCAGCGATTAGGCTGGGCTTTATTGCCTGCTCATCCGTTTTATTTTGAGCGTAATAGCGATTCTTTTGGTTGGGTTCAGGATACCAGAGGATACTGGCATCTGACACTTTGCTTATTAAGTGGCCGTATTAGAGATATACCTGATCAGCCTTTAATGACCGGCCTGCGAGAGATCGCTAAAATCCATCGAGGGGATTTTCGGCTCACGACCAACCAGAACTTAACTATTGCTAATATTTTTAAAGCAGATAAACCTCGCATTGAGGCCCTACTAGAGCAACACTGTGTTCCTACGCCTGATCAGTTTAGTGCCGTATGGCGAGATGCAGTCTCCTGCGTAGCATTACCTACCTGTGGTTTGGCTATGGCTGAAAGTGAGCGCATGTTACCAGAGTTTCTCACGCGACTAGAGGCAGTCATGGCGAAGGTAGGGCTTGCTAATGATTCGATCACGGTTCGTGTTACTGGTTGCCCAAATGGTTGTGCCCGTCCCTATATAAGCGAAATTGCTTTGGTGGGTAAATCATTAGGCCATTATAATCTTTATTTAGGAGCCGGTTTTGCGGGTGAACGTCTGAATAAGTTATATCGAGAGTCCCTCACAGAAGATGACATTATTACTGTACTAACGCCTATCTTGGCTCACTATGCCCAAGATCGGCAAAAAGGTGAGCATTTTGGAGATTTTGTAATTCGGGCGGGTTATGTTGATGAGGTTAAGGCTGGACGAGAATTCCATAGTATTCGGCCGGAAAAAACAGTGCAAATCGCTTAA
- a CDS encoding assimilatory sulfite reductase (NADPH) flavoprotein subunit — translation MGNDLFSVQNSPLTAEQAEILNRLISALSTEQLTWVSGYLAGFNAAASSTASAAQLAIATTSVDATQAITILFGSQTGNAEKLGEKLHQQLSKAGFAPSLQSMGSYKSRQLKRENYLFIIVSTHGEGDPPDNAEVFYEFLHSKKAPKLEGLQFSVLALGDSSYEHFCKTGRDFDICLDTLGGRRFFERVDCDVDYDDVAEAWVTGIVEALAKEFSSSATVISGARVLDQAESAHYSRKNPFPASLLENLKITGRGSSKDVRHIELSIEGSSLSFEPGDSLGIVPSNCPELVAEFIDAVKLDSKSVISDAKGETQTLENALFHDYEITTITRPFLEKYAALTESKELSKLLEEENRAQLRDFLYGREIIDVIYGYPLLGITAGQLVGLLRKLPPRLYSIASSYKASADEVHLTVAVVRYQSHERLRKGVATTFLAERVPEDEAVPIYVDSNKNFRLPKDPNTPIIMVGPGTGVAPFRAFLEEREVTEAYGKNWLFFGDRCFHTDFLYQQEWLDYRKNGLLTRIDVAFSRDGAKKTYVQHRMLENSRELYAWLEEGAYFYVCGDAERMAPDVHETLLTIVEKEGGVSRDKAIEYMRDLQQGRRYQRDVY, via the coding sequence ATGGGAAACGATTTATTTAGTGTTCAAAATAGTCCTCTTACTGCAGAACAGGCAGAAATTCTAAACCGGCTGATCTCAGCGCTTTCTACGGAACAACTTACATGGGTAAGTGGTTATCTTGCTGGTTTTAATGCAGCAGCCAGCTCTACAGCATCAGCAGCACAATTAGCAATAGCAACTACAAGTGTTGATGCTACGCAAGCAATTACTATCTTATTTGGCTCTCAAACTGGAAATGCTGAAAAATTAGGAGAGAAATTACACCAGCAGCTTTCAAAAGCCGGTTTTGCGCCTAGCTTACAAAGCATGGGAAGCTATAAGAGTCGGCAGCTAAAACGGGAAAATTATCTTTTTATTATTGTCAGTACCCATGGAGAAGGAGATCCACCAGATAATGCTGAGGTATTTTATGAGTTTCTTCATAGTAAAAAAGCGCCTAAACTAGAAGGCTTGCAATTTTCCGTTTTAGCCCTTGGAGATAGTAGTTATGAGCATTTTTGCAAGACGGGCCGGGATTTTGATATCTGCCTAGATACTTTAGGTGGTCGGCGGTTTTTTGAGCGTGTGGATTGTGATGTGGATTATGATGATGTTGCTGAGGCTTGGGTTACCGGAATCGTGGAAGCCCTTGCTAAAGAATTTAGCAGCTCCGCTACGGTGATCTCTGGTGCGAGGGTATTAGATCAGGCCGAGAGCGCTCATTATTCTAGAAAAAACCCTTTTCCAGCCAGTTTACTAGAAAATCTTAAAATTACCGGGCGAGGCTCTAGTAAGGATGTTCGGCATATTGAGTTATCAATAGAAGGTTCATCGCTTTCTTTTGAACCTGGGGATTCCTTGGGAATTGTCCCGAGTAATTGCCCGGAATTAGTTGCAGAATTTATAGACGCGGTAAAACTTGATTCTAAATCAGTTATTTCAGATGCTAAAGGAGAAACTCAGACTTTAGAGAATGCTTTATTCCATGATTATGAAATCACGACAATTACCCGACCATTCTTAGAGAAATATGCGGCGCTTACTGAGTCTAAAGAACTTAGTAAGTTATTAGAAGAAGAGAATCGGGCTCAGCTTCGGGATTTTCTCTATGGCCGAGAGATTATTGATGTTATCTATGGGTATCCTTTGCTTGGAATTACCGCTGGGCAGTTAGTGGGGTTGCTGCGGAAGCTCCCCCCAAGACTTTACTCTATTGCTTCTAGCTATAAAGCCAGCGCTGATGAAGTTCACTTGACGGTAGCTGTAGTTCGCTATCAAAGCCATGAGCGCCTTCGCAAAGGGGTTGCCACTACCTTTTTAGCAGAACGGGTGCCTGAAGATGAAGCAGTACCTATTTATGTGGATAGTAATAAAAATTTTCGCCTGCCAAAAGATCCTAATACCCCTATCATTATGGTAGGCCCGGGAACGGGAGTAGCGCCTTTTCGCGCTTTTTTAGAAGAGCGGGAAGTCACTGAAGCTTATGGTAAAAATTGGCTATTTTTTGGAGATAGATGTTTTCATACTGATTTTCTCTACCAGCAGGAATGGCTTGATTATCGCAAAAACGGTTTGCTAACCAGAATTGATGTGGCTTTTTCGCGAGATGGAGCGAAAAAAACCTATGTTCAGCATCGAATGCTTGAAAATAGCCGAGAACTTTATGCATGGTTAGAGGAGGGTGCCTATTTTTATGTATGTGGAGATGCTGAACGTATGGCGCCAGATGTGCACGAAACGTTATTGACTATTGTTGAAAAGGAAGGAGGGGTTTCTCGCGATAAAGCCATTGAGTATATGAGAGATTTACAGCAAGGCAGGCGCTATCAACGGGATGTATATTGA